From a single Arachis hypogaea cultivar Tifrunner chromosome 3, arahy.Tifrunner.gnm2.J5K5, whole genome shotgun sequence genomic region:
- the LOC112791254 gene encoding L-ascorbate oxidase, translating to MPTLLVIWCILVGVLGNLQKGEGRIRHYRWDVKYEYKSPDCFKKLVITINGRSPGPTIQAEEGDTVVVEVNNSLVTENLAIHWHGIRQIGSPWFDGTEGVTQCPVLPGDTFKYQFVVDQAGTYLYHAHYGMQREAGLYGLIRVSPRQPEPFAYDYDRSIILDDWFHKSTYEQAAGLSSIPFQWVGEPQSLLINGKGRFNCSLSSPVTGICNATNPECAPYSQTVVPGKTYRLRIGSLTTLSALSFQIQGHKMRVVEADGHYVEPFEVENLFIYSGETYSVLVKADQDPKRNYWITSNVVSRNRTTPPGLAIFNYYPNHPMRSPPTPPPTPPAWDDVKPRLAQSLAIKARQGFIQKPPTTSDRVIVLLNTQNTINGYRKWSVNNVSFSLPQTPYLVALKDNLKDAFDQTPPPEGYDSVNYDIFSVQNNTNATSSNGIYRLEFNSTVDVILQNANTMNKNNSETHPWHLHGHDFWVLGYGNGKFDKDKDPKKYNLENPILKNTVPVHPYGWTALRFKANNPGVWLFHCHIDSHFYMGMGVVFEEGIHRLAEKLPSSIMGCGETKTFRP from the exons ATGCCAACTTTATTGGTTATATGGTGTATATTGGTTGGTGTTCTGGGGAATTTGCAGAAAGGTGAGGGTCGAATTAGACATTACAGATGGGATGTGAAGTACGAGTATAAGTCCCCTGATTGCTTCAAGAAGCTGGTGATCACCATTAATGGGAGATCTCCAGGACCCACCATCCAGGCAGAGGAGGGTGACACTGTGGTTGTTGAAGTTAACAACTCTCTCGTCACTGAAAACCTTGCCATCCATTGGCATGGGATTAGACAG ATTGGAAGTCCTTGGTTTGACGGAACAGAAGGTGTAACTCAATGTCCAGTACTTCCCGGAGACACATTCAAGTATCAGTTTGTTGTGGACCAG GCTGGAACATATCTATACCATGCTCACTATGGAATGCAAAGGGAAGCAGGGCTATATGGACTAATTAGGGTGTCACCACGTCAGCCAGAACCATTTGCATATGACTATGATCGAAGTATCATTTTGGATGATTGGTTCCACAAGAGCACATATGAACAAGCAGCTGGATTGTCTTCAATTCCTTTCCAATGGGTCGGGGAACCTCAG TCACTGTTGATAAATGGAAAAGGAAGGTTCAACTGCTCTTTATCATCTCCAGTAACTGGAATTTGTAACGCAACAAATCCAGAATGCGCTCCCTATTCACAAACGGTGGTCCCTGGAAAAACATACAGACTCAGAATTGGCAGCTTGACCACTCTTTCAGCCCTCTCTTTCCAAATTCAG GGCCATAAGATGAGAGTGGTGGAAGCAGATGGACACTATGTTGAGCCATTTGAGGTAGAGAATTTGTTCATATACTCTGGTGAGACCTACTCGGTTCTGGTTAAAGCAGATCAAGACCCTAAAAGAAACTATTGGATCACCTCTAACGTTGTAAGCAGAAACAGAACCACACCACCTGGTTTAGCCATTTTCAACTACTATCCTAACCACCCTATGCGCTCTCCTCCAACCCCACCACCAACACCCCCTGCTTGGGACGACGTTAAGCCCAGGCTAGCCCAGAGCCTCGCCATCAAAGCCCGCCAAGGCTTCATTCAAAAGCCTCCAACAACCTCTGACAGAGTCATAGTACTCCTCAACACCCAGAACACCATAAATGGTTATCGCAAATGGTCCGTTAACAATGTTTCTTTCAGCCTCCCTCAGACCCCTTACCTTGTTGCACTCAAAGATAATCTAAAAGACGCATTTGATCAAACACCTCCTCCTGAAGGCTATGATTCTGTTAACTATGACATTTTTAGTGTCCAAAACAACACCAATGCTACTTCCAGCAATGGTATTTACAGGCTGGAGTTCAACTCAACGGTGGATGTTATACTTCAGAACGCAAATACCATGAACAAGAACAATAGCGAGACACACCCGTGGCATCTTCATGGACATGATTTTTGGGTTCTTGGGTATGGAAATGGAAAGTTTGACAAGGACAAGGACCCTAAGAAGTACAACTTGGAGAACCCTATATTAAAGAACACTGTTCCGGTGCATCCCTATGGTTGGACTGCACTGAGATTCAAAGCCAATAATCCTGGAGTGTGGCTATTCCATTGCCACATAGACTCACACTTCTACATGGGTATGGGAGTCGTCTTTGAAGAAGGAATCCATAGACTTGCTGAGAAACTTCCTTCTTCTATTATGGGTTGCGGTGAAACCAAAACTTTTAGACCTTAA